One Methanosphaera sp. WGK6 genomic region harbors:
- a CDS encoding DHH family phosphoesterase, translating into MKNNKNASTSGKPIVHVLNPSCQIEDLEIGNDYEGVITRVEKYGFFVSLSKSVYGLLRTRNPKEKVGDKVVVKIAEIKPHKGKMDVDLSYSKIKYGNDYEIITVKRNVKRTKIADLSEDNIGRNVAIQGEIIQIQQTSGPTIFTIRDETNITWVAAFSEPGVRMYPELDVEDIVEILGEVSVHSGKIQIESETIEKLDEEEENKLKELIEEAMDKKAAPDDTSVMIEESEILQKLRPKLAEAAKAIRRAILDGRSILVRHHADADGICAGIAVEQAVLPILREESNDADAEWHFFKRSPSKAPFYELEDVVKDLSFALEDMERHGQKLPLLVLLDNGSTEEDVAALRHSRVYGIESIVVDHHYPGEVENGRSLIDDYVDIHVNPYLVGGDSQLTAGALAVELAGMINPDVRNQIRHFPGIAAVGDHAECMEVDKYLEIAEEEGYSREDLDKVATCIDFEAYFLRFMNGRGVMNTILGLEDKERQEELLDVLISESDKRVETQLKAAMPNVETVYFENGIQFNRLDVEKYAHKFTYPAPGKTTGYVHDKLVQEKGEDQPIMTLANGPDFAVLRATEVIKNDFNFNLNSVITKIQEELPQAGADGGGHEVAGSLKFVEGLQEEVLNLFIEEVKNLKL; encoded by the coding sequence ATGAAAAATAATAAAAATGCATCTACTAGTGGAAAACCAATAGTACATGTATTAAATCCTTCATGCCAAATAGAAGATTTAGAAATTGGAAATGACTATGAAGGAGTTATTACCAGAGTTGAAAAATATGGGTTCTTTGTAAGTCTAAGTAAAAGTGTTTATGGACTTTTAAGAACACGTAATCCTAAAGAAAAAGTAGGAGACAAAGTAGTAGTAAAAATTGCAGAAATTAAACCACATAAAGGTAAAATGGATGTTGATTTAAGCTATTCTAAAATAAAATATGGTAATGATTACGAAATAATAACAGTAAAACGTAATGTAAAAAGAACAAAAATTGCAGACTTATCTGAAGATAACATAGGTCGTAATGTAGCAATTCAAGGAGAAATTATTCAAATCCAACAAACAAGTGGACCTACAATATTCACAATACGTGATGAAACTAATATCACATGGGTAGCAGCTTTCAGCGAACCAGGAGTAAGAATGTATCCTGAATTAGATGTAGAAGATATTGTAGAAATACTTGGTGAAGTATCAGTCCACAGTGGAAAAATTCAAATTGAATCAGAAACCATAGAGAAACTCGATGAAGAAGAAGAAAATAAGCTTAAAGAATTAATCGAAGAAGCTATGGATAAAAAAGCAGCACCTGATGATACATCTGTAATGATAGAAGAAAGTGAAATTCTTCAAAAACTACGTCCAAAACTCGCAGAAGCTGCAAAAGCAATTAGAAGAGCAATACTTGATGGAAGATCAATACTTGTACGTCATCATGCAGATGCGGATGGTATTTGTGCTGGAATTGCAGTAGAACAAGCAGTACTTCCAATACTTAGAGAAGAAAGTAATGATGCTGATGCAGAATGGCATTTCTTTAAAAGATCACCAAGTAAAGCCCCATTCTATGAATTAGAAGATGTAGTTAAAGACTTATCCTTTGCATTAGAAGATATGGAACGTCATGGACAAAAACTCCCATTATTAGTATTACTAGATAATGGATCTACAGAAGAAGATGTAGCTGCACTAAGACATTCAAGAGTTTATGGAATTGAATCTATTGTAGTTGACCATCACTATCCAGGAGAAGTTGAAAATGGTCGTTCATTAATTGATGATTATGTAGATATACATGTAAATCCATATCTTGTAGGTGGAGACTCACAACTTACAGCAGGAGCACTAGCAGTAGAATTAGCAGGAATGATAAACCCTGATGTACGTAATCAAATAAGACACTTCCCAGGAATTGCTGCAGTAGGAGATCATGCAGAATGTATGGAAGTAGATAAATATCTTGAAATTGCAGAAGAAGAAGGATATTCACGGGAAGATCTTGATAAAGTAGCAACATGTATTGATTTTGAAGCATACTTCTTAAGGTTTATGAATGGACGAGGAGTAATGAACACCATCCTTGGATTAGAAGATAAAGAACGTCAAGAAGAATTACTAGATGTGTTAATAAGTGAATCTGATAAAAGAGTGGAAACACAACTTAAAGCAGCAATGCCTAATGTTGAAACAGTGTACTTTGAAAATGGTATACAATTTAATAGATTAGATGTTGAAAAATATGCACATAAATTCACATATCCAGCACCTGGTAAAACAACAGGATATGTTCATGATAAACTTGTACAAGAAAAAGGTGAAGATCAACCAATAATGACCTTGGCAAATGGTCCTGACTTTGCAGTATTACGAGCAACTGAAGTTATTAAAAATGATTTTAACTTTAATTTAAACTCTGTAATTACAAAAATACAAGAAGAACTTCCTCAAGCTGGAGCTGATGGTGGAGGTCATGAAGTTGCAGGATCATTGAAATTTGTAGAAGGATTACAAGAAGAAGTTTTAAACTTATTCATAGAAGAGGTTAAAAATCTTAAACTATAA
- the aroA gene encoding 3-phosphoshikimate 1-carboxyvinyltransferase — translation MDLQVEKIDKISGSIKAPASKSYSHRAFIAAALAEGQSILRDPLYSEDTLATLEACEQLGALFQRYPDKCIVQGTAGYIRTPENIIDVKNSGTSVRVLSSVAAIAPRANYTIFTGDESLRKRPMQDLMDALKNLGVEIHSSQSNGTPPIIVKGGFDGGETDIKGNVSSQFISSILMASPYSKRPVTLNVKGTFVSKPYVNMTLDVMSKFGIEFEYDTTNIPEYSSYYIEPQTYECVDYTIEGDYSSASYILAAAAMIPSNITIKNLYKESMQGDKIIVDIIQKMGAKVEIDEGEVHIESDGNLKSFDINLENAPDLLPTVAVLMAQAEGTSKITGVEHARFKETDRVHNCAIELKNVGVDVEELRDGLIIKGNPTGGHVDSHMDHRMVMAFYVLGLKIGHITIKDAACYDISFPNFLEVMNKITE, via the coding sequence ATGGATTTACAAGTTGAAAAAATAGATAAAATTTCTGGAAGTATCAAAGCTCCAGCATCAAAAAGTTATTCGCATCGTGCATTCATAGCAGCAGCATTAGCAGAAGGTCAATCAATATTAAGAGATCCATTATATTCTGAAGATACTCTTGCAACACTTGAAGCCTGTGAACAATTAGGTGCATTATTTCAAAGATATCCTGATAAATGCATAGTACAAGGTACTGCTGGGTATATAAGAACACCTGAAAACATAATTGATGTAAAAAATTCAGGTACAAGTGTACGTGTATTAAGTAGTGTAGCAGCAATAGCACCAAGAGCAAATTATACAATATTCACAGGTGATGAATCTCTAAGAAAAAGACCAATGCAAGATTTAATGGATGCTCTTAAAAACTTAGGTGTAGAAATACACTCATCACAAAGTAATGGAACACCTCCAATAATAGTAAAGGGAGGATTTGATGGTGGAGAAACAGATATTAAAGGAAATGTAAGTAGTCAATTTATTTCATCAATACTAATGGCATCACCTTATTCTAAACGTCCAGTAACATTAAATGTTAAAGGAACATTTGTATCTAAACCTTATGTAAACATGACATTAGATGTAATGAGTAAATTTGGAATAGAATTTGAATATGATACAACTAATATACCAGAATACTCCTCATATTATATTGAACCACAAACATATGAATGTGTAGACTACACTATTGAAGGGGATTATTCTTCTGCTTCATACATACTTGCAGCAGCAGCAATGATACCATCCAACATAACAATTAAAAACTTATACAAGGAATCTATGCAGGGTGATAAAATAATTGTGGATATTATCCAAAAAATGGGTGCAAAAGTAGAAATTGATGAGGGTGAAGTTCATATTGAAAGTGATGGTAACTTAAAATCTTTTGATATAAATCTAGAAAATGCTCCAGATTTATTACCAACAGTAGCAGTTCTCATGGCACAAGCAGAAGGAACATCTAAAATAACAGGTGTGGAACATGCACGTTTTAAGGAAACAGACCGTGTACATAACTGTGCAATTGAATTAAAAAATGTTGGGGTTGATGTTGAAGAATTACGTGATGGATTAATCATTAAAGGAAATCCAACTGGAGGACATGTGGATTCTCACATGGATCATAGAATGGTAATGGCATTTTATGTACTTGGACTTAAAATAGGACATATAACTATAAAAGATGCTGCATGTTACGATATTTCTTTCCCTAATTTCTTAGAAGTAATGAATAAAATCACAGAATAG
- a CDS encoding glycosyltransferase family 2 protein, giving the protein MTLLSIIIPVYNDKDHIDYCLKSVLNQSITDYEVICVDDCSSDISYDKVRWYALNDSRVKPYQMKKNSGSGACRNLGLDVAQGEYIAFLDSDDYFPDDKSLEKLLDIAQEYNASLVRGNIQFEEYIEDEKNYKIHYGNGRFPQTDELKIYKSDAYGMPWYFYRNIFKKELFTDKNIRFPNLKRGQDTAFLANILNNIDYFVHVPVTSYAYRIPLENKLTTFDKFLAYSKSFYETLIYLKEDQFDKLIDDVINEFIKLEKREIPIEINNEEQLNKFNEMLNELDEYCKNTYSEKRYNKIKNSIDNLSKKAYETHKYAVSVIIPVYNVERYLTLCLNSIINQTLDRIEIICVEDCSPDSSKEIIKYFVEKDERVKLIENKENKGLGASRNVGLAHATGEYVIFIDSDDWLDKNTLKTLYDYSKENKLDVLMYKLINYDDLENKYYTQEYYDLNQLDKFKNKIFTYKDVPAADIFKLAVCAVNKLYSRNFLENINAKFPENIIHEDNPFFYHVFFEAKRMGIVDNHFYNRLRRQGSITTNDGPFVLGSVDISYQILEVFLNNGFYPEYKSSVLNYIVNFFRYRYDVINEKYRHTYYKKEKEFFYKLINEHELEKDLEDNLNKINKQYMKNILITENHDEFLKIINNK; this is encoded by the coding sequence ATGACATTATTATCAATTATAATACCTGTATACAATGATAAAGACCATATAGATTACTGTCTTAAATCCGTTTTGAATCAGAGTATAACTGATTATGAAGTAATTTGTGTTGATGACTGTTCTAGCGACATTAGTTATGATAAGGTTAGATGGTATGCTCTAAATGATTCACGAGTAAAACCATATCAGATGAAGAAAAATTCAGGATCTGGTGCTTGTAGAAATTTAGGTCTTGATGTTGCACAAGGAGAATATATTGCATTTTTAGACTCTGATGATTATTTTCCCGATGATAAGTCTCTTGAAAAACTATTAGACATAGCTCAGGAATATAATGCTTCACTAGTAAGAGGAAATATTCAATTTGAAGAATATATTGAAGATGAAAAAAACTATAAAATTCACTATGGAAATGGACGTTTTCCACAAACAGATGAATTAAAAATATATAAATCAGATGCATATGGAATGCCCTGGTACTTTTATAGAAATATATTTAAAAAAGAATTATTCACTGACAAAAATATTAGATTTCCTAATTTAAAAAGAGGTCAAGATACGGCATTTTTAGCAAATATTCTTAATAATATAGACTACTTTGTACATGTCCCAGTAACTAGTTATGCATACAGAATACCCTTAGAAAATAAATTAACAACATTTGACAAATTCTTAGCATATTCTAAATCATTTTATGAAACATTAATTTATTTAAAAGAAGATCAATTTGATAAATTAATTGATGATGTTATAAATGAATTTATTAAATTAGAAAAAAGAGAAATTCCTATAGAAATTAACAATGAAGAACAATTAAATAAATTTAATGAAATGCTAAATGAATTAGATGAATATTGTAAAAATACATATTCTGAAAAAAGATATAATAAAATAAAAAATTCAATAGATAACCTAAGTAAAAAAGCTTATGAAACTCATAAATATGCTGTGTCCGTTATTATTCCTGTATATAATGTTGAAAGATATTTAACTTTATGTTTAAATAGTATAATAAATCAAACACTAGATAGAATTGAAATAATTTGTGTAGAAGATTGTTCACCCGATTCATCTAAAGAGATTATTAAATATTTTGTTGAAAAAGATGAACGTGTAAAACTCATAGAAAATAAAGAAAATAAAGGACTTGGTGCTTCACGTAATGTGGGTTTAGCCCATGCTACTGGAGAATATGTCATATTTATTGATTCAGATGACTGGTTAGACAAAAATACTCTTAAAACATTGTATGACTACTCCAAGGAAAATAAATTGGATGTTTTAATGTATAAATTAATTAATTATGATGATTTAGAAAATAAATATTATACTCAGGAGTATTATGATTTAAATCAACTGGATAAATTTAAAAATAAAATATTTACATATAAAGATGTTCCAGCTGCAGATATATTTAAATTAGCTGTGTGTGCAGTGAATAAATTATATTCAAGAAACTTCTTAGAAAATATAAATGCTAAATTTCCAGAAAATATAATTCATGAAGATAATCCATTCTTCTATCATGTTTTCTTTGAAGCAAAACGTATGGGTATTGTTGATAATCATTTCTATAATAGACTTAGACGTCAAGGATCTATAACAACTAATGATGGTCCATTTGTTCTAGGTTCTGTTGATATAAGTTATCAGATATTAGAAGTATTCTTAAATAATGGATTTTATCCAGAATATAAATCATCTGTTTTAAATTATATTGTGAATTTCTTTAGATATAGATATGATGTTATTAATGAAAAATATAGACATACCTATTATAAAAAAGAAAAAGAATTTTTCTACAAATTAATTAATGAACATGAATTAGAAAAAGATTTAGAAGATAACTTAAATAAAATTAATAAACAATATATGAAAAACATACTTATAACTGAAAATCATGATGAATTTCTTAAAATAATTAATAATAAGTAG
- a CDS encoding transglutaminase domain-containing protein — translation MDGLDQKHAKKMNQENTSTSKDEVIKTIEKYGGITVTGPVSLYNNFKKFKYDYYYNDIYPLSTELKRIANNQGLNCTDLAQLYYTAYKEMGFTNEIQIVRGTVTCKSGKTFGHVWCRVKDDGKWINVDPSAAAAHGYSYGTLICTNGYTITNINPNWALSDDGKT, via the coding sequence ATGGATGGTTTGGACCAAAAACATGCAAAAAAAATGAATCAAGAAAACACTTCAACAAGTAAAGATGAAGTAATAAAAACAATTGAAAAATATGGTGGCATAACCGTAACAGGACCTGTATCCTTATATAATAACTTTAAGAAATTCAAATATGATTATTACTATAATGACATATATCCATTATCAACTGAACTTAAAAGAATAGCAAATAATCAAGGATTGAATTGCACAGACTTAGCACAACTTTATTACACTGCTTATAAAGAAATGGGATTTACTAATGAAATACAAATTGTTCGAGGAACAGTAACATGTAAAAGTGGAAAAACATTTGGGCATGTATGGTGTAGAGTAAAAGATGATGGTAAATGGATTAATGTTGACCCATCTGCTGCAGCTGCTCATGGTTATTCATATGGTACATTAATATGTACAAATGGATATACAATAACAAATATTAATCCAAATTGGGCACTTTCTGATGATGGAAAAACATGA
- a CDS encoding peptidoglycan-binding protein → MTLNCETIDLKLGSKGSEVKELQEILKYKGYYKREVDGDYGEYTEQAVKELQENQGNSPDGWFGPKTCKKNESRKHFNK, encoded by the coding sequence ATGACTTTAAATTGTGAAACAATAGATCTCAAATTAGGTAGTAAGGGTAGTGAAGTAAAAGAGCTACAAGAAATTCTCAAATACAAGGGATACTACAAACGAGAAGTGGATGGTGATTATGGGGAATATACAGAACAAGCAGTTAAAGAATTACAAGAAAATCAGGGAAATAGTCCTGATGGATGGTTTGGACCAAAAACATGCAAAAAAAATGAATCAAGAAAACACTTCAACAAGTAA
- a CDS encoding valine--tRNA ligase has translation MSNNDIPKDYDHTSEEKLQDLWQNDNTYRFIGDGTRPTYIIDTPPPYPTGKLHMGHVLNWVYMDIIARYKRMNNFDVLFPQGWDCHGLPTEVKVEEIHDIKKNDVSRETFRDYCIDLTHENIEKMRIQMRKMGYSQDWDHEYITMLPENKKRTQLSFLKLYDQDMIYQDIHPINWCPRCETAIAFAEVEYKDNTTKLNYVNFPAADGSGNATIATTRPELLCACVAIVVHPDDERYTQLHGKTIKLPLYDREVNVITDKKVEPEYGTGVVMICTFGDKTDVEWVTTYNLDIIDAIDEKGDMLEVAGKYAGMSIKECRNAIITDLKDEGFLIKQEDVDQNVGLCWRCKTPIEIMTKKQWFVAVKKMTDDIIEQASSMRWIPDHMYQRLENWANSMDWDWCISRQRIFATPIPVWYCDDCHNVVLPSEEQLPVDPTIDQPDHACDCGCTHFTAEEDVLDTWMDSSITPLTIANWPNPGWEKVYPSTLRSQGHDIIRTWAFYTILRCYALTGEKPFDELVINGMVFGEDGHKMSKSLGNVIAPEEVIDEYGADALRLWSANSVPGADVPFGWKDIKHAYKFLRKFWNAFRFISMHLDDNVPTQLSGDNIIDKWILSKLNRLNKTVTESFEEYNFANAEQAIYDFVWHDFCDEYIEAVKYRLYEDIESTDDAKYTLKKVIETVLALMAPITPFFSDNVSQYLGKSSLELHQGGWPEIDETAISDDIELIGSYAIDIIDELRRYKSSHGIPLNQLLSTVNIYTDDVEKVEFTIEDIKNTNKVENITVQSGKPDLHEKVIAMEPVMSKVGPEFKQNAKKIIDYITNNNPEEIAQILAKEGEVKVGDVSFTSEHVTTESELVSKTGKVVDILRTEKQDILLEVQQ, from the coding sequence ATGAGTAATAATGATATTCCAAAGGATTATGATCACACTAGTGAGGAAAAATTACAAGATTTATGGCAAAATGACAATACTTACCGTTTTATAGGTGATGGTACAAGACCTACATATATTATTGATACACCACCACCATATCCAACAGGAAAACTTCATATGGGGCACGTTTTAAACTGGGTTTACATGGATATTATAGCTCGTTATAAACGTATGAATAATTTTGATGTTTTATTCCCTCAAGGATGGGATTGTCATGGATTACCTACTGAGGTAAAAGTAGAAGAAATACATGATATTAAGAAGAATGATGTTTCTAGAGAAACATTCCGTGACTATTGTATTGATTTAACTCATGAAAATATTGAAAAAATGAGAATTCAAATGCGTAAAATGGGTTATTCACAAGACTGGGATCATGAATATATAACAATGCTTCCAGAAAATAAGAAAAGAACACAATTATCATTCCTTAAATTATATGACCAGGATATGATTTATCAAGATATTCATCCAATTAATTGGTGTCCTCGTTGTGAAACAGCAATAGCATTTGCAGAAGTTGAATATAAAGATAATACTACAAAATTAAATTATGTTAATTTCCCTGCAGCAGATGGGTCTGGTAATGCAACTATTGCAACAACAAGACCTGAATTATTATGTGCATGTGTTGCTATTGTAGTACATCCTGACGATGAAAGATACACCCAACTTCATGGTAAAACAATTAAACTTCCATTATATGATAGGGAAGTTAATGTTATCACTGATAAAAAAGTTGAACCTGAGTATGGTACTGGAGTAGTAATGATTTGTACATTTGGGGATAAAACTGATGTTGAATGGGTAACAACATACAATCTTGATATAATTGATGCAATTGATGAAAAAGGAGACATGCTTGAAGTAGCGGGTAAATATGCGGGTATGTCTATTAAAGAATGTCGTAATGCAATAATTACTGATTTAAAAGATGAAGGGTTCCTTATCAAACAAGAAGATGTAGACCAAAATGTAGGTTTATGTTGGAGATGTAAAACTCCTATTGAAATAATGACTAAAAAACAATGGTTTGTAGCAGTTAAAAAAATGACTGATGATATCATTGAACAAGCAAGTAGTATGAGATGGATACCTGACCATATGTATCAAAGATTAGAAAACTGGGCAAATAGTATGGATTGGGACTGGTGTATTTCAAGACAAAGAATATTTGCAACACCAATACCTGTATGGTACTGTGATGACTGTCATAATGTAGTACTTCCAAGTGAAGAACAATTACCAGTAGATCCAACAATAGACCAACCAGACCATGCATGTGACTGTGGATGTACACACTTTACAGCAGAAGAAGATGTTTTAGATACATGGATGGATAGTTCAATTACTCCATTAACAATAGCTAACTGGCCAAATCCTGGATGGGAAAAAGTATATCCATCAACACTAAGATCACAAGGACATGATATCATCAGAACATGGGCATTCTACACAATACTTAGATGTTATGCACTAACAGGTGAAAAACCATTTGATGAATTAGTAATAAATGGTATGGTATTTGGTGAAGATGGACATAAAATGAGTAAATCCTTAGGAAATGTGATAGCTCCAGAAGAAGTTATTGATGAATATGGTGCAGATGCACTAAGATTATGGTCTGCTAACAGTGTACCTGGAGCAGATGTTCCATTTGGTTGGAAAGATATTAAACATGCATATAAATTCCTACGTAAATTCTGGAATGCATTTAGATTTATTAGTATGCACTTAGATGATAATGTTCCAACACAACTAAGTGGAGATAATATAATTGATAAATGGATTTTATCAAAACTAAACAGATTAAATAAAACAGTGACAGAATCTTTTGAAGAATATAACTTTGCAAATGCTGAACAAGCAATATATGACTTTGTATGGCATGATTTCTGTGATGAATATATTGAAGCTGTAAAATACAGATTATATGAAGATATAGAATCTACAGATGATGCTAAATACACACTTAAAAAAGTAATTGAAACAGTATTAGCATTAATGGCTCCAATAACTCCATTCTTCTCAGATAATGTTAGTCAATATTTAGGAAAATCATCACTTGAATTACATCAAGGAGGATGGCCTGAAATTGATGAAACAGCAATTAGTGATGATATTGAACTTATAGGAAGCTATGCAATTGATATAATTGATGAATTAAGACGATACAAATCATCTCATGGAATACCATTAAATCAATTACTATCAACAGTTAATATATACACAGATGATGTTGAAAAAGTTGAATTCACGATTGAAGATATTAAAAACACAAATAAAGTAGAAAATATCACAGTTCAAAGTGGAAAACCTGATTTACATGAAAAAGTTATTGCAATGGAACCTGTTATGAGTAAAGTAGGACCAGAATTCAAACAAAATGCTAAAAAAATTATTGATTATATAACAAATAATAATCCTGAAGAAATAGCTCAAATACTAGCTAAAGAGGGTGAAGTAAAAGTTGGTGATGTATCATTTACATCAGAACATGTAACTACTGAATCTGAATTAGTAAGTAAAACAGGAAAAGTTGTAGATATTTTAAGAACTGAAAAACAAGACATACTTCTTGAAGTTCAGCAATAA
- the nth gene encoding endonuclease III, with amino-acid sequence MVKESMKGNFTEEEMKFIIDELEKIFVRRTFEDQTPYEVLIRTILSQRTRDENTDKATEKLFSVYKTMDEVAEAPVEKIAELVKQAGFYNVKAGRIKEVSNILLDEYDGIVPDTIEELIKLPGVGRKTANCVLVFGFQEDAIPVDVHVHRISNRLGLVHTKEPEETEEVLREILPKEYWLPLNDLMVQFGQNICKPINPQHMECPFTNICELYNSEESI; translated from the coding sequence ATGGTTAAAGAAAGTATGAAAGGTAATTTTACAGAAGAAGAAATGAAGTTTATTATAGATGAACTTGAAAAAATATTTGTAAGAAGAACCTTTGAAGATCAAACACCATACGAAGTACTTATTAGAACAATTCTCTCACAACGTACACGTGATGAAAATACAGATAAAGCAACAGAAAAACTTTTCAGTGTTTATAAAACCATGGACGAAGTTGCTGAAGCTCCTGTAGAAAAAATTGCAGAACTAGTTAAACAGGCAGGTTTTTACAATGTAAAAGCAGGTAGAATAAAAGAAGTATCTAATATATTATTAGATGAATATGATGGTATTGTACCAGATACTATTGAAGAATTAATTAAATTACCTGGAGTTGGAAGAAAAACAGCAAACTGTGTTTTAGTATTTGGTTTTCAAGAAGATGCTATACCTGTAGATGTTCATGTTCATAGAATTTCAAATAGATTAGGCTTAGTTCATACTAAAGAACCTGAAGAAACAGAAGAAGTTCTTAGAGAAATACTACCTAAAGAATATTGGCTGCCTCTTAATGATTTAATGGTACAATTTGGTCAAAATATATGCAAACCAATTAATCCTCAACACATGGAATGTCCATTTACTAATATTTGTGAATTATATAATTCTGAAGAAAGTATTTAA
- a CDS encoding glycosyltransferase family 2 protein: MSFTDKLKNSIVNKSNSYKFYKNNYNVFIKDIDNKNKQIISLQNNNKLLINETNKNKSKINSLEKQNKKDLDKINSLEKKQENNNKLIKELETKNSELSNNITSLEYDSDKYAELIQLLRETSDDNVKIIHSLKEDNSNLINLNLSLENEKLKLYHENEELLKQTKKISEINNEYSRRICENCKLSVIMPIFNAEIEHLERSIGSVMNQTIGFNNIELILVDDASTKQETIDFIINKANIYPNIKVILLEENMGPGNARNKGIENASTDYITFLDHDDYYTKNACEILYNNIINDNVDVVSGNYINITQRNGEKIQWTNLGLEYKTKVNSVLENIDLLKLSPSIWTKIYRKSFLKENNIEFLGYKSGQDLIFSQEALFHANGIIFIDEVIVEYEIRKGDGTSKSLSVFNTKEILVDLMKVHTKSYDLFSEFYPENRYVPLNAVNYLITKRIRLSNLNYDDFKDVVVSANRLFKLFLACDKTVKYDSLYNFYNHVANEQYDSAYHEYLKLRK, from the coding sequence ATGTCATTCACAGATAAACTTAAAAATTCAATAGTTAATAAAAGTAATAGTTACAAATTTTATAAAAATAATTATAATGTGTTTATTAAGGATATAGATAATAAAAATAAACAAATTATTAGTCTTCAAAATAATAATAAATTACTTATCAATGAAACTAATAAGAATAAATCTAAAATTAATTCGTTAGAAAAGCAGAATAAAAAAGATTTGGATAAAATTAATTCGTTAGAAAAAAAACAGGAAAATAATAATAAACTTATCAAGGAACTTGAAACAAAAAATAGTGAATTAAGTAATAATATCACTTCTTTAGAATATGATAGTGATAAATATGCTGAACTTATTCAATTATTAAGAGAAACTAGTGATGATAATGTTAAAATTATTCATTCATTAAAAGAAGATAATTCTAATCTAATTAATTTGAATTTAAGTTTAGAAAATGAGAAATTAAAATTATATCATGAAAATGAAGAATTACTCAAACAAACAAAGAAAATATCTGAAATTAATAATGAATATTCTAGAAGAATTTGTGAAAATTGTAAATTATCTGTGATTATGCCAATATTCAATGCTGAAATTGAGCATCTAGAACGATCAATAGGTTCTGTGATGAATCAAACCATTGGATTTAATAATATTGAATTAATACTTGTAGATGATGCTTCTACTAAACAAGAAACTATTGATTTTATAATAAATAAAGCCAATATATATCCTAATATTAAAGTAATATTACTTGAAGAAAACATGGGTCCTGGAAATGCTCGTAATAAAGGAATAGAAAATGCATCAACAGATTACATAACCTTTTTAGACCATGATGATTATTATACAAAAAATGCATGTGAAATACTATATAATAATATAATAAATGATAATGTGGATGTAGTTAGTGGAAATTATATTAATATTACTCAACGCAATGGTGAAAAAATTCAATGGACTAATTTAGGTTTAGAATATAAAACTAAAGTTAACTCAGTACTTGAAAATATAGATTTATTAAAACTATCTCCTTCAATCTGGACTAAAATATATAGAAAATCATTCCTCAAAGAAAATAATATTGAATTTTTAGGATATAAATCAGGACAAGATTTAATTTTTAGTCAAGAAGCATTATTTCATGCAAATGGAATTATATTTATTGATGAAGTAATTGTAGAATATGAAATAAGGAAAGGTGATGGAACATCCAAATCTTTGTCAGTATTTAATACTAAGGAAATATTGGTTGATTTAATGAAAGTTCATACTAAATCATATGATTTATTTTCAGAATTTTATCCTGAAAATAGGTATGTACCATTAAATGCAGTAAATTACTTAATCACTAAAAGAATACGTCTATCTAATTTAAATTATGATGATTTTAAGGACGTTGTGGTAAGTGCAAATCGTTTATTTAAATTATTCTTAGCTTGTGATAAAACAGTAAAATATGATTCATTGTATAATTTTTATAATCATGTAGCAAATGAACAATATGATTCTGCATATCATGAATATTTAAAGTTACGAAAATAA